The Pseudooceanicola aestuarii genomic sequence CGGGGTCAAAGCCGCCGACCTTCTCGAAGGTGACGTCCAGCCCCATTTCGTCGCAGATCGCCTGACCGTCGTGGCGCAGACGCGCCTCCATGTCCTGGATCACCTCCAGTTCGGGAGAGCGGAAATCGACGGTGAACACCACCTTGCCCGGAATCACGTTGCGCGAATTGGGATGCACATCGATATGGCCCGCCGCCCCCACCGCATGGGGCGCGTGGGACCATGCGATTTCGTCGACCTTTTGCAGGATCTTCGCCATACCCAGCCCGGCGTTGCGCCGCATCGGCATCGGCGTGGATCCGGTATGCGAATCCTTTCCGGTGACCGTCACCTGTGTCCAGCTAAGGCCCTGTCCATGGGTGACGATGCCGATATCGCGGCCTTCGACCTCCAGGATGGGGCCCTGTTCGATGTGCAATTCGAAAAAGGCATGCATCTTGCGGGCGCCGACCTTCTCGTCACCCTCCCAGCCGATCCGCGACAATTCATCCCCGAACCGCTTGCCCTCCGCATCCACGCGGTCCTTGGCCCATTCCTCGGAATGGACCCCGGCGAACACGCCGGAGGACAGCATCGCGGGGGCGTAGCGGGTGCCCTCCTCGTTGGTCCAGTTGGTGACGACGATGGGATGACGGGTCTTCATGTCCAGGTCATTCAGGGTGCGGATCACCTCCAACCCGCCCAGGACCCCCAACACGCCGTCATATTTCCCGCCCGTCGGCTGCGTATCGAGGTGAGAGCCGACATAGACCGGCAGCGCGTCGGGATCCGTGCCCTCGCGCCGGGCGAACATGTTGCCCATGCTGTCCAGCCCCATGGTGCAGCCTGCCGCCTCGCACCAGGACTGGAACAGGGCGCGACCCTCGGCATCGGAATCGGTCAGGGTCTGCCGGTTGTTGCCC encodes the following:
- a CDS encoding Zn-dependent hydrolase, whose amino-acid sequence is MPSPGENLRINADRLWDSLMDMAQIGPGVAGGNNRQTLTDSDAEGRALFQSWCEAAGCTMGLDSMGNMFARREGTDPDALPVYVGSHLDTQPTGGKYDGVLGVLGGLEVIRTLNDLDMKTRHPIVVTNWTNEEGTRYAPAMLSSGVFAGVHSEEWAKDRVDAEGKRFGDELSRIGWEGDEKVGARKMHAFFELHIEQGPILEVEGRDIGIVTHGQGLSWTQVTVTGKDSHTGSTPMPMRRNAGLGMAKILQKVDEIAWSHAPHAVGAAGHIDVHPNSRNVIPGKVVFTVDFRSPELEVIQDMEARLRHDGQAICDEMGLDVTFEKVGGFDPVAFDAGCVGALRNAAERLGYSHQDIISGAGHDACWINQVAPTAMVMCPCVDGLSHNEAEEITRDWARAGADVLLHAVVETAGIVA